From one Cereibacter sphaeroides 2.4.1 genomic stretch:
- a CDS encoding sensor histidine kinase: MSSIQRRLFLVLLAATGAIWLSAALWVHSSTRTELNRMLDNRLAEAARMVGSLVDGDGLPLDTAMQMAAPALPGDTAHGYAHQLSCQVWGLDGTRIAASSQAPAEALSTVPQGFSEHAAEGIVWRVYTHLDEARGIRVMVGDSLRMRERLLHDMVLGLMWPALVVLPLLAGAIWLSLRSGLAPLRRITRELAHRGADDLSPLHAPAPGEVAPVVEALNGLFRRVQAARQHEQDFTAYAAHELKTPLAGLKMQAEVARRAPDAATRDHALAQIRRAVDRSDRLVHQLLDMAAVDQGAAESPPRPLGRIGAEVLELTLPAARARDVRLTLDCAPALADRPQRDPALLVVALRNLVENAVHASAEGGRVELAFRPDGAGWRAEIRDEGPGIPQDIRGRITERFYRGPTGGEGSGLGLAIVEAAARRLGAQFALRPQSPRGEVATLLFPASDLA; the protein is encoded by the coding sequence GTGAGTTCGATCCAGCGCCGCCTGTTTCTCGTCCTTCTCGCCGCCACCGGAGCGATCTGGCTCTCGGCCGCGCTCTGGGTCCATTCCTCGACGCGGACCGAGCTGAACCGGATGCTGGACAACCGGCTGGCCGAGGCCGCGCGCATGGTGGGCAGCCTCGTCGACGGCGACGGGCTGCCGCTCGACACGGCGATGCAGATGGCGGCCCCCGCCCTGCCCGGCGACACGGCCCACGGCTACGCCCACCAGCTCTCCTGTCAGGTCTGGGGACTGGACGGCACGCGGATCGCCGCCTCGTCGCAGGCCCCGGCCGAGGCGCTCTCGACCGTCCCGCAGGGCTTCAGCGAGCACGCGGCCGAGGGCATCGTCTGGCGAGTCTACACCCATTTGGACGAAGCGCGCGGCATCCGCGTGATGGTGGGCGACAGCCTGCGCATGCGCGAGCGGCTGCTGCACGACATGGTGCTGGGGCTCATGTGGCCTGCGCTCGTGGTGCTGCCGCTTCTCGCCGGCGCGATCTGGCTCAGCCTGCGCAGCGGCCTTGCGCCGCTCCGGCGCATCACCCGCGAACTCGCGCATCGCGGGGCCGACGATCTTTCGCCCCTCCATGCGCCCGCGCCGGGCGAGGTGGCGCCGGTGGTCGAGGCGCTGAACGGGCTCTTCCGCCGGGTGCAGGCGGCGCGCCAGCATGAGCAGGATTTCACGGCCTATGCCGCGCACGAGTTGAAGACCCCGCTCGCGGGCCTGAAGATGCAGGCCGAGGTGGCGAGGCGGGCGCCGGATGCCGCAACGCGCGACCATGCGCTGGCCCAGATCCGGCGCGCGGTCGACCGGTCGGACCGGCTGGTGCACCAGCTCCTCGACATGGCGGCGGTGGATCAGGGCGCGGCCGAGAGCCCGCCCCGCCCGCTCGGCCGGATCGGCGCCGAGGTGCTGGAGCTGACCCTGCCCGCCGCCCGGGCGCGCGACGTGCGGCTGACGCTCGACTGCGCGCCGGCCCTCGCCGACCGGCCGCAGCGCGATCCTGCCCTTCTGGTGGTGGCCCTGCGCAACCTCGTCGAGAATGCGGTCCATGCCAGCGCCGAGGGCGGGCGGGTGGAGCTGGCCTTCCGGCCCGACGGGGCGGGCTGGCGGGCCGAGATCCGCGACGAGGGCCCCGGCATTCCTCAGGACATCCGGGGACGGATCACCGAACGCTTCTACCGCGGCCCCACCGGCGGCGAGGGCAGCGGCCTCGGACTGGCCATCGTCGAGGCGGCGGCCCGGCGGCTCGGGGCGCAGTTCGCGCTCCGCCCGCAGAGCCCGCGCGGCGAGGTGGCGACCCTGCTCTTTCCCGCTTCCGATCTCGCCTGA
- a CDS encoding DUF1190 domain-containing protein, protein MRRRSRTVALVILGAASFALAGCREEEVEAQAFPDVESCRAAASNGGLFSVEECDKSFAEAQQLHVESAPRYDSVAACEAEHGAGGCGSESEVTGGSGMGGIFMPLLTGYLIGSMLSGRGVASAQPLYRTADGKFTNAARTSTYSSNTGSARLGTSTFARPPSTIGKPPMSVASPASRGGFGSTGASRGFGG, encoded by the coding sequence ATGAGACGCCGCTCGCGCACCGTTGCCCTCGTCATCCTCGGCGCCGCCTCCTTCGCGCTGGCCGGCTGCCGCGAGGAGGAGGTCGAGGCCCAGGCCTTCCCCGATGTCGAGAGCTGCCGCGCCGCGGCGAGCAACGGCGGGCTCTTCAGCGTCGAGGAATGCGACAAATCCTTTGCCGAGGCGCAGCAGCTCCATGTCGAATCCGCGCCCCGCTACGACAGCGTCGCCGCCTGCGAGGCGGAACATGGCGCGGGCGGCTGCGGCAGCGAGAGCGAGGTGACGGGCGGCAGCGGGATGGGCGGCATCTTCATGCCGCTGCTCACCGGCTATCTGATCGGCAGCATGCTCAGCGGCCGGGGCGTGGCTTCCGCGCAGCCCCTCTACCGCACCGCGGACGGCAAGTTCACAAATGCCGCCCGCACGAGCACCTATTCCAGCAACACGGGCTCGGCGCGCCTCGGCACCAGCACCTTTGCCCGGCCGCCCTCCACCATCGGCAAGCCGCCGATGTCTGTCGCGAGCCCCGCCTCGCGCGGCGGCTTCGGCAGCACCGGCGCCTCGCGCGGCTTTGGCGGCTAG
- a CDS encoding response regulator, with protein MRILIVEDDPVLADGLQVGLRLAGFVPEAVGTLEDARAALDAGRFEAMVLDLMLPDGSGLELLAELRAAREAVPVLVLTARDRLDDRVRGLDLGADDYLGKPFELEELAARLRALGRRPAALATTRPEWNGVALDLAAMEASRDGRPVALSPREFAVLRALMAHPRAILSKAQIEEQLYGWQEEIESNAIEVHVHKLRAKLGHGFIETVRGVGYRLAEAS; from the coding sequence ATGCGGATTCTGATCGTCGAGGATGATCCGGTGCTGGCGGACGGGCTGCAGGTGGGCCTCCGGCTGGCGGGCTTCGTGCCCGAAGCGGTGGGCACGCTGGAGGATGCGCGCGCGGCGCTGGATGCCGGCCGGTTCGAGGCGATGGTGCTCGACCTGATGCTGCCCGACGGCTCGGGGCTCGAGCTTCTCGCCGAGCTTCGGGCCGCGCGCGAGGCGGTGCCGGTGCTGGTGCTGACGGCGCGCGACCGGCTCGACGACCGGGTGCGGGGGCTGGATCTCGGCGCGGACGACTATCTTGGCAAGCCCTTCGAGCTAGAGGAGCTGGCGGCCCGCCTGCGCGCCCTCGGCCGCCGCCCCGCGGCGCTGGCCACCACCCGGCCCGAATGGAACGGCGTGGCCCTCGACCTCGCGGCGATGGAGGCCTCGCGCGATGGCCGGCCCGTGGCGCTCTCGCCGCGGGAGTTCGCGGTCCTCCGCGCCCTCATGGCCCACCCCCGCGCGATCCTGAGCAAGGCCCAGATCGAGGAGCAGCTCTACGGCTGGCAGGAGGAGATCGAGAGCAACGCGATCGAGGTCCATGTCCACAAGCTGCGTGCCAAGCTCGGGCACGGCTTCATCGAGACGGTGCGCGGCGTGGGCTATCGGCTGGCGGAGGCCTCGTGA
- a CDS encoding peroxidase family protein has translation MRPAYPLPNPDPQPSPGLEPREVFRFYFRNAPEVAADPEIEGRILALADAMAEASLTQADPEGESSIPAVFTYFGQFIDHDITANTDRDEPGFDIDRAGIDPQPRDLVEKEKLNLRNGRLNLDSLYGDGPGQSPAAAKMEAAMRDPADPAKMRLGPVQPVSNGSPGFIRPDLPTDNLADIPRIGAAIDDGSLTLEEARELIGEADDAKLRLSALIGDGRNDENLIVAQLHHSFLRLHNALVDKLRADGAAAGDDALFALARQHTTWIYQWMVVNLFLKAVCDPSVVEDVLEKRAPLYRGFFEAHKASVPEGALPMPLEFSVAAFRYGHSMVRGDYDYNRSFGVAADGTPQTRASFEQLFAFTGGGNMSGFGLTSLPDNWIIEWDRFIRADGPPGRTARKIDSRLALPLKEMRNPAPGVSGIMRHLAARNLRRGYVFNLPDAQAILSELAYQGTRIEPLTADEIASGATGAAIRDGGFDSSTPLWFYVLKEAEVRAEGNHLGPLGSRLVAETLIGLLVTDPSSYLQQGAFGSWTPDEAAQPKGEPITSFAAMLVACGLLAPVPAAPAAPQPAATF, from the coding sequence ATGAGGCCCGCCTATCCGCTTCCCAACCCCGACCCGCAACCCTCTCCTGGGCTCGAGCCGCGCGAGGTATTCCGCTTCTACTTCCGCAATGCCCCCGAGGTGGCGGCCGATCCCGAGATCGAGGGCAGGATCCTCGCGCTGGCCGACGCCATGGCCGAGGCGAGCCTGACCCAGGCCGATCCCGAAGGAGAGTCCAGCATTCCGGCGGTCTTCACCTACTTCGGCCAGTTCATCGACCACGACATCACGGCCAATACCGACCGCGACGAGCCCGGCTTCGACATCGACCGGGCCGGCATCGACCCGCAGCCGCGCGATCTGGTGGAAAAGGAGAAGCTGAACCTGCGCAACGGCCGGCTGAACCTCGACAGCCTCTACGGGGACGGCCCCGGCCAGTCGCCCGCGGCGGCGAAGATGGAAGCGGCGATGCGCGACCCCGCCGATCCCGCCAAGATGCGCCTCGGGCCGGTGCAGCCGGTCAGCAACGGATCGCCGGGCTTCATCCGGCCGGATCTGCCCACGGACAACCTGGCCGACATCCCCCGGATCGGCGCCGCCATCGACGACGGCAGCCTGACACTGGAGGAGGCCCGCGAACTGATCGGCGAGGCCGACGACGCCAAGCTGCGCCTCTCCGCGCTGATCGGCGACGGGCGCAACGACGAGAACCTGATCGTGGCCCAGCTGCACCACAGCTTCCTGCGGCTGCACAATGCGCTGGTGGACAAGCTCCGGGCCGACGGCGCGGCCGCGGGCGACGACGCGCTCTTCGCTCTGGCGCGGCAGCACACGACCTGGATCTACCAGTGGATGGTGGTGAACCTCTTCCTGAAGGCGGTCTGCGACCCCTCCGTCGTGGAGGATGTGCTCGAGAAGCGCGCCCCGCTCTACCGGGGCTTCTTCGAGGCGCACAAGGCCTCGGTGCCCGAGGGAGCCCTGCCGATGCCGCTCGAGTTCAGCGTGGCGGCCTTCCGCTACGGCCATTCGATGGTGCGGGGCGACTACGACTACAACCGCAGCTTCGGCGTGGCGGCCGACGGCACGCCGCAGACCCGCGCCAGCTTCGAGCAGCTCTTCGCCTTCACCGGCGGGGGCAACATGTCGGGCTTCGGGCTGACCTCGCTGCCCGACAACTGGATCATCGAGTGGGATCGGTTCATCCGCGCCGATGGCCCGCCCGGACGGACGGCCCGCAAGATCGACAGCCGGCTCGCGCTGCCCTTGAAGGAGATGCGCAACCCCGCCCCGGGCGTCAGCGGGATCATGCGCCATCTGGCGGCGCGCAACCTGCGCCGGGGCTATGTGTTCAATCTTCCCGACGCGCAGGCCATCCTTTCCGAACTGGCCTATCAGGGCACGCGGATCGAACCGCTCACGGCGGATGAGATCGCCTCGGGCGCGACCGGTGCCGCGATCCGCGACGGCGGCTTCGACAGCTCGACGCCTCTGTGGTTCTACGTCCTGAAAGAGGCGGAGGTGAGGGCCGAGGGCAACCATCTCGGCCCGCTCGGCAGCCGTCTGGTGGCCGAGACGCTGATCGGCCTCCTCGTGACCGATCCGTCGAGCTACCTCCAGCAGGGAGCCTTCGGCAGCTGGACACCGGACGAGGCGGCGCAGCCGAAGGGCGAGCCGATCACGAGCTTTGCCGCCATGCTCGTGGCCTGCGGCCTGCTCGCGCCCGTGCCTGCGGCGCCGGCGGCGCCCCAGCCGGCCGCCACGTTCTGA
- a CDS encoding methyl-accepting chemotaxis protein — protein sequence MRVTIRTKLAAAFTVVFVMAGLAVALALVQLGRVDQRMTEVIDEHVQEVVLAQRLSIGQYRVMASIRAHLLDRDSDSAIQIETSVQEGRMIQRRALRALRDRPQDAATADLLIRYNDLRKQIQRVNNRAMILSLGGNPQGAAAFLREAGAAGLERSLEGLSEDLVTHKLELLEREKAEANAEGRSVLALVMLIGALSAVVGSAAAIWITLSIGRGLRRALALTRRVAAGDLTEGEEVKGRDEIADLLGASNRMLEKLREVMDEVSGTARDVAAASGRMATAAGQLKSGTEEQASATVEASAAVEQMVGNITQSESNAGVTAQIAGSSADDARRCGVAVAEAVRSMQEIAERIGVVREIARQTDLLALNAAVEAARAGEQGRGFAVVAAEVRRLAERSAEAAAEISTLSAGTARAAAGAGEMIDRLVPEIERTSELVTDISVASRELSEGARQVSLAIDALDRVTQQTDAASKLLDEDAEDLAARARRLLTSATYFRTGPATEGGEAEEAAAPEDWRAVA from the coding sequence ATGAGGGTGACGATCAGAACCAAACTGGCCGCGGCATTCACCGTGGTTTTCGTCATGGCGGGGTTGGCGGTGGCGCTCGCCCTGGTCCAACTGGGGCGTGTCGACCAGCGCATGACCGAGGTCATCGACGAGCATGTGCAGGAGGTGGTGCTCGCCCAGCGGCTCAGCATCGGGCAGTATCGCGTGATGGCCAGCATCCGCGCGCATCTGCTCGACCGGGACTCGGACTCCGCGATCCAGATCGAGACGAGCGTGCAGGAGGGCCGGATGATCCAGCGCCGCGCCCTGCGTGCCCTGCGCGACAGACCGCAGGATGCGGCGACAGCCGATCTCCTGATCCGCTACAACGATCTCAGGAAGCAGATCCAGCGGGTGAACAACCGCGCCATGATCCTGTCGCTCGGGGGCAACCCGCAGGGCGCGGCCGCCTTCCTCCGCGAGGCGGGCGCGGCCGGCCTCGAACGGTCGCTCGAGGGCCTGTCCGAAGATCTGGTAACCCACAAGCTCGAGCTTCTCGAGCGTGAGAAGGCCGAGGCGAATGCCGAAGGGCGCTCCGTGCTGGCGCTCGTGATGCTGATCGGGGCCCTGTCCGCAGTCGTGGGCTCGGCAGCGGCGATCTGGATCACGCTCTCGATCGGCCGCGGGCTTCGCCGGGCCCTCGCACTCACGCGGCGGGTCGCGGCCGGCGACCTCACGGAGGGCGAAGAGGTCAAGGGACGCGACGAGATCGCCGATCTGCTCGGTGCCAGCAACCGGATGCTCGAGAAGCTGCGCGAGGTGATGGACGAAGTGTCGGGCACCGCCCGCGATGTGGCGGCGGCGAGCGGCCGGATGGCCACGGCCGCCGGGCAGCTCAAGTCCGGCACGGAAGAGCAGGCCTCGGCCACAGTCGAGGCCTCGGCCGCGGTCGAGCAGATGGTGGGCAACATCACCCAGTCCGAGAGCAATGCCGGCGTCACCGCGCAGATCGCGGGCTCCTCGGCGGACGATGCGCGGCGCTGCGGCGTGGCGGTGGCCGAGGCCGTGCGGTCGATGCAGGAGATCGCCGAGCGGATCGGCGTGGTCCGCGAGATCGCCCGGCAGACCGACCTTCTGGCGCTGAATGCGGCCGTCGAGGCCGCGCGGGCGGGTGAGCAGGGACGCGGCTTTGCCGTCGTCGCGGCCGAGGTGCGGCGGCTCGCCGAACGCAGCGCCGAGGCCGCGGCCGAGATCTCGACCCTCTCCGCCGGGACGGCGCGGGCCGCGGCCGGGGCCGGCGAGATGATCGACCGGCTGGTGCCCGAGATCGAGCGCACGTCGGAGCTCGTCACCGACATCTCGGTCGCCTCGCGCGAGCTGTCCGAGGGCGCGCGGCAGGTCTCGCTCGCCATCGATGCGCTCGACCGGGTGACGCAGCAGACCGATGCGGCCTCGAAGCTGCTCGACGAGGATGCGGAGGATCTGGCGGCGCGGGCCCGGCGGCTTCTGACCAGCGCGACCTACTTCCGCACCGGACCCGCGACCGAAGGCGGTGAGGCAGAAGAGGCCGCGGCCCCCGAGGACTGGCGCGCCGTGGCCTGA
- a CDS encoding C1 family peptidase: protein MAPVPASPGAAPIRRDPSDLRDQVYLPSLRPLAPRTELPSCLSGGTLLPRDQQEAESCAGQALAALIDLQHQSAGAATARVSARMLYRMALVQDGSAGGGVASLRSVLKGFYHYGVCPESLWPDGSGSDALTAERAKAARGVTLGAYYRVLPGLNDWHAALTDVGALLVSAEIHEGWDCPFDPQKPRDRQGLIVPVRSGGTGHAFLVVGYTEAGFLVLNSWGAAWGGYDGRPGIALWPYEDWAETVMDAWVLRLGVPAPAAFAQARGLHGLGFDTGPLGASQAACHRLLGHFAHLDDGRHVDSGSYASSRASVEETARCLEARPRPVLLSVAGSLFGLQAGIAHEIRRRPTVEAVGLYPYTVFWCNDAFDSTSLVLDHLFEKAVQKVGPFDPTLDDTIERDTAPIGRAFWRDVKAAAWRAGSHRRDGREGDAAHLFDRLAATGAPLHLLTDGAGAILLGRYLRSLEEGALPPDEAARRQRLRERFFAATASLTLVTPPLTLAAFDEAFGPLIDHLPEGRATLWVPSRGLDAKLHVGAYARSILHLICHGFERGEEDGTDAPTRSFVGMPQHVTGLPGRLTPRLAKLAVCRIAQPDASRPRFTQADVSLSADCHRRTLDRIRAIEAQRQGGTDDGENHARAAAGDGGRSRNAS from the coding sequence ATGGCCCCCGTCCCAGCGTCCCCCGGCGCCGCTCCGATCCGGCGCGACCCCTCCGACCTGCGCGATCAGGTCTATCTGCCCTCGCTGAGGCCGCTCGCGCCCCGGACGGAGCTGCCGTCCTGCCTTTCAGGCGGCACCCTCCTGCCCCGCGATCAGCAGGAGGCCGAGAGCTGCGCCGGTCAGGCCCTCGCGGCGCTGATCGATCTGCAGCACCAGAGCGCGGGCGCGGCCACGGCGCGCGTGTCCGCGCGGATGCTCTACCGGATGGCGCTGGTGCAGGACGGAAGCGCGGGCGGCGGGGTGGCCTCGCTCCGCTCCGTGCTGAAGGGCTTCTACCATTACGGCGTCTGCCCCGAGAGCCTCTGGCCCGACGGGAGCGGTTCGGATGCGCTGACCGCCGAACGGGCGAAGGCCGCGCGCGGCGTGACGCTCGGCGCCTACTATCGCGTGCTGCCCGGCCTGAACGACTGGCATGCGGCGCTGACCGATGTCGGCGCGCTCCTGGTTTCGGCCGAGATCCACGAGGGCTGGGACTGCCCCTTCGATCCGCAAAAGCCCCGCGACCGGCAGGGCCTCATAGTGCCCGTGCGCAGCGGCGGCACCGGCCACGCCTTCCTTGTGGTGGGCTATACCGAGGCGGGCTTTCTGGTCCTGAACTCCTGGGGAGCTGCCTGGGGCGGTTACGACGGGCGGCCCGGGATCGCGCTCTGGCCCTACGAGGACTGGGCCGAGACGGTCATGGACGCCTGGGTGCTGAGGCTGGGGGTGCCCGCGCCTGCCGCCTTCGCGCAGGCGCGCGGGCTCCATGGCCTCGGCTTCGACACAGGCCCCCTCGGCGCGTCGCAGGCCGCCTGCCACCGGCTGCTGGGCCATTTCGCCCATCTCGACGACGGCCGGCATGTCGACAGCGGCAGCTACGCCTCGTCCCGCGCCTCGGTGGAGGAGACGGCCCGCTGCCTCGAGGCGCGGCCGCGCCCCGTGCTCCTGTCGGTGGCAGGCTCGCTCTTCGGCCTTCAGGCCGGCATCGCGCACGAGATCCGGCGCCGCCCGACCGTCGAGGCCGTCGGTCTCTATCCCTACACAGTCTTCTGGTGCAACGACGCCTTCGACAGCACGAGCCTCGTGCTCGATCACCTCTTCGAGAAGGCGGTCCAGAAGGTCGGCCCCTTCGACCCGACCCTCGATGACACGATCGAGCGCGATACCGCCCCGATCGGCCGCGCCTTCTGGCGGGACGTCAAGGCCGCGGCATGGCGCGCGGGCAGCCACCGCCGCGACGGCCGCGAGGGCGATGCCGCCCATCTCTTCGACCGGCTGGCCGCGACGGGCGCGCCGCTGCATCTCCTGACCGACGGCGCCGGGGCGATCCTCCTCGGCCGGTATCTGCGCTCGCTGGAAGAGGGCGCTCTTCCGCCCGATGAGGCCGCCCGCAGGCAGAGGCTGCGCGAGAGGTTCTTCGCCGCCACGGCCTCGCTCACCCTCGTCACGCCGCCCCTCACGCTCGCGGCCTTCGACGAGGCCTTCGGGCCGCTTATCGACCATCTGCCCGAGGGCCGCGCGACGCTCTGGGTGCCGTCGCGGGGCCTCGATGCGAAGCTGCATGTCGGCGCGTACGCGCGCTCGATCCTGCATCTGATCTGCCACGGGTTCGAACGCGGCGAGGAGGATGGCACGGACGCGCCCACGCGGAGCTTCGTGGGCATGCCGCAGCATGTGACGGGGCTGCCCGGCCGGCTGACGCCGCGGCTTGCCAAGCTGGCCGTCTGCCGGATCGCGCAGCCCGACGCGTCCCGGCCCCGCTTCACGCAGGCCGACGTCAGCCTGAGTGCCGACTGCCACCGGCGGACACTCGACAGGATCCGGGCCATTGAGGCCCAGCGACAGGGAGGAACGGATGACGGAGAAAATCACGCTCGAGCAGCTGCAGGAGATGGCGGCCGATCCCGGAACGCGTCCTGA
- a CDS encoding glutathionylspermidine synthase family protein, producing MERIDLPERPGWRDRAEELGFTFADMHGEPYWDETSAYGFGLAEVEEMIEDPATALHAMCREAAGHIIGSEELLDRLAIPAEHRDLIAESWQRGDPEIYGRFDLAHDGQGPSKLLEYNADTPTSLYESASFQWSWLQDQIEAGVLPARSDQFNGIHEALVERFRSLFPPDTDLHFTAVGGNPEDYATVECMGWAARAAGLGAHYSDLEKIGLSREGQFLDADNRVIGTLFKLYPWEDLLRDDYARHIRSSNCLMLEPAWKAVLSNKGLLPVLWQMFEGHPNLLPAFFEAEVAAGGPAVDRAAETLRRGHVLKPLFSREGASISILEEGQVTEASPRDDYAGHPRIVQAYHPLPVFGGFRPVVGAWIVGETCVGMGLREDRSRITQDLSRFKPHFVREEKA from the coding sequence ATGGAGAGGATCGACCTGCCCGAGCGCCCCGGCTGGCGCGACCGCGCCGAGGAACTCGGCTTCACCTTCGCCGACATGCACGGCGAGCCCTATTGGGATGAGACGTCGGCCTACGGCTTCGGCCTGGCCGAGGTCGAGGAGATGATCGAGGATCCCGCGACGGCGCTCCACGCGATGTGCCGCGAGGCGGCGGGCCACATCATCGGCAGCGAGGAGCTGCTCGACCGGCTGGCCATTCCGGCGGAGCATCGCGACCTGATCGCGGAAAGCTGGCAGCGCGGCGATCCCGAGATCTATGGCCGGTTCGATCTGGCCCATGACGGGCAGGGGCCGTCGAAGCTCCTCGAATACAACGCCGACACGCCGACCTCGCTCTATGAAAGCGCCTCGTTCCAGTGGAGCTGGCTGCAGGACCAGATCGAGGCGGGCGTGCTCCCCGCGCGATCGGACCAGTTCAACGGCATCCACGAAGCCCTGGTCGAGCGCTTCCGCAGCCTCTTCCCGCCCGACACCGATCTGCATTTCACCGCCGTGGGCGGCAATCCCGAGGATTATGCCACGGTCGAATGCATGGGCTGGGCCGCCCGCGCCGCCGGCCTCGGCGCGCATTATTCCGATCTCGAGAAAATCGGGCTCAGTCGGGAGGGCCAGTTCCTCGATGCCGACAACCGGGTGATCGGGACGCTGTTCAAGCTCTACCCCTGGGAAGACCTGCTGCGCGACGATTATGCGCGCCACATCCGCAGCTCGAACTGCCTGATGCTGGAGCCCGCCTGGAAGGCGGTCCTGTCGAACAAGGGCCTGCTGCCGGTGCTCTGGCAGATGTTCGAAGGCCATCCGAACCTGCTGCCGGCCTTCTTCGAGGCCGAGGTCGCGGCGGGCGGACCGGCGGTCGACCGCGCGGCAGAGACGCTGCGGCGGGGCCATGTCCTCAAGCCGCTCTTCTCGCGCGAGGGCGCCTCGATTTCGATCCTCGAGGAGGGGCAGGTCACCGAGGCCTCGCCCCGCGACGATTATGCCGGGCATCCGCGGATCGTTCAGGCCTATCATCCCCTGCCGGTCTTCGGCGGCTTCCGCCCCGTCGTCGGCGCCTGGATCGTGGGCGAGACCTGCGTGGGCATGGGGCTGCGCGAGGATCGCTCGCGCATCACGCAGGATCTGTCGCGGTTCAAGCCGCATTTCGTCCGGGAGGAGAAAGCATGA
- a CDS encoding caspase family protein — MTEKITLEQLQEMAADPGTRPEDLAPYFRTRDAASPFDPQIEIDETRVMVPDTAEAASRSALVLNSANWIERMKRQTRFHRRLSEGNYTGPIIVEEGDSWFQYPLLLRDVIDVLMDRYAIFSLSAGGDTLENMATGAQYRKALEETQASILLLSGGGNDLVADGQLADHLRPFDPNLRPADYLLGSFDQLIARSMALYDRIFADVARRFPKVDVICHGYDYTLPRIRGKWLGQPMQARGIADPALQASIAVVMVDRLNAELARLARRHPRVHHLDLRGRVERDHWNDELHPDDSGYAAVAAVFAERIDALTRRPRGVPRGAAAGGPAPEAAPALVQPRPMALSLHVGVNRVDQAHYRNFVQDLEFCVNDAEAMRDLAVQRGYETRLLTDAQATREALRGAMTDAAQQLEPGGIFLMSYAGHGAQIGDFNGDEGDGPDRDRLDETLCLHDAMLVDDELYQLWAAFREGVRVVAVFDSCHSGSILRASANRRTDRAGRTGRVRTISLGASVQIYRANRAFYDGLPSSILPSDSAVLTKELTYPVSASILQISACQSNQTAEEAFGNGLFTERLMATLAEGSGRLGYSGFTDRIAARMPPEQTPKFWRVGRPDPVFEAQTVFSV, encoded by the coding sequence ATGACGGAGAAAATCACGCTCGAGCAGCTGCAGGAGATGGCGGCCGATCCCGGAACGCGTCCTGAGGATCTCGCCCCCTATTTCCGCACGCGAGATGCGGCCTCGCCGTTCGATCCGCAGATCGAGATCGACGAGACGCGGGTCATGGTGCCCGACACGGCCGAGGCGGCCAGCCGCTCGGCGCTCGTGCTCAACAGCGCCAACTGGATCGAGCGGATGAAGCGGCAGACGCGCTTTCACCGCCGCCTGTCGGAAGGCAACTACACCGGCCCGATCATCGTCGAGGAGGGCGACAGCTGGTTCCAGTATCCGCTCCTGCTGCGCGACGTGATCGACGTGCTGATGGACCGCTATGCCATCTTCTCGCTGAGCGCCGGCGGCGACACGCTGGAAAACATGGCGACAGGGGCGCAGTATCGGAAGGCGCTGGAAGAGACGCAGGCCAGCATCCTGCTCCTGTCAGGGGGCGGCAACGACCTTGTGGCCGACGGGCAGCTGGCCGACCATCTGCGCCCCTTCGATCCGAACCTCCGCCCCGCCGACTATCTGCTCGGCAGCTTCGACCAGCTGATCGCCCGGTCGATGGCGCTCTACGACCGCATCTTCGCCGATGTGGCGCGCCGCTTTCCGAAGGTCGATGTGATCTGCCACGGTTACGACTACACCCTGCCCCGCATCCGCGGAAAGTGGCTGGGCCAGCCCATGCAGGCGCGCGGCATTGCGGATCCGGCCCTGCAGGCCTCCATCGCCGTGGTCATGGTCGACCGGCTGAATGCCGAGCTGGCCCGCCTCGCCCGCCGGCATCCGCGGGTGCATCACCTCGACCTGCGCGGCCGCGTGGAGCGCGATCACTGGAACGACGAGCTCCATCCCGACGACAGCGGCTATGCCGCGGTCGCCGCCGTCTTTGCCGAACGGATCGACGCTCTGACGCGCCGCCCGCGCGGGGTCCCGCGCGGCGCGGCGGCAGGCGGCCCGGCGCCGGAGGCCGCGCCCGCCCTCGTCCAGCCGCGCCCGATGGCCCTCTCGCTTCATGTGGGGGTGAACAGGGTCGATCAGGCGCATTACCGCAACTTCGTGCAGGATCTCGAATTCTGCGTGAACGATGCCGAGGCGATGCGGGATCTGGCGGTCCAGCGCGGCTACGAGACCCGCTTGCTGACGGACGCTCAGGCCACGCGCGAGGCGCTGCGCGGGGCGATGACCGATGCGGCGCAGCAACTGGAACCGGGCGGGATCTTCCTGATGAGCTATGCCGGGCACGGTGCCCAGATCGGCGACTTCAACGGCGACGAGGGCGACGGCCCGGACCGGGACCGGCTGGACGAGACGCTCTGCCTGCACGACGCCATGCTCGTCGATGACGAGCTCTACCAGCTGTGGGCCGCCTTCCGCGAAGGCGTGCGGGTGGTGGCGGTCTTCGATTCCTGCCATTCGGGCAGCATCCTCCGGGCGAGCGCCAATCGCCGCACCGACCGTGCCGGCCGCACGGGCCGCGTGCGCACCATCTCGCTTGGGGCGAGCGTCCAGATCTACCGCGCGAACCGCGCCTTCTACGACGGGTTGCCCTCCTCGATCCTGCCCTCCGACAGCGCGGTCCTGACCAAGGAGCTCACCTATCCCGTCAGCGCCTCCATCCTCCAGATCTCGGCCTGCCAGTCGAACCAGACCGCCGAGGAGGCCTTCGGCAACGGGCTCTTCACCGAGCGGCTGATGGCCACTCTGGCCGAGGGCAGCGGCCGGCTGGGCTACAGCGGCTTCACCGACCGGATTGCGGCGCGGATGCCGCCCGAGCAGACGCCGAAGTTCTGGCGCGTGGGGCGGCCCGATCCGGTCTTCGAGGCGCAGACCGTCTTCTCCGTCTGA